In Microbacterium maritypicum, the following are encoded in one genomic region:
- a CDS encoding gamma-glutamyl-gamma-aminobutyrate hydrolase family protein, producing MTRPFIGITTWRRFIDTDLGSGRPAHSLGTEYAAPVEAAGGAVVLLPPTAGVDEVLDRLDGLVLSGGEDVHPSRYGAAPQEGKNYDPSRDGYELALARGARERGLPVLAICRGLQVSNVAFGGSLIVDIPTTADHQPVRGADQQLAARHPITLAEGSRLAALYGTRNRVVNTIHHQSIDVTAPGLHPVAWAPDGIVEAVEADDDWPFWAVQWHPEKMIAPDEAAEEMPLFAAFVSAARERAAEHPAAEKGTR from the coding sequence GTGACCCGCCCGTTCATCGGCATCACCACCTGGCGCCGGTTCATCGACACCGACCTCGGCAGCGGCCGTCCGGCGCACAGCCTGGGCACCGAGTACGCGGCACCCGTAGAGGCCGCCGGCGGCGCCGTGGTGCTGCTGCCACCGACCGCCGGCGTCGACGAGGTGCTCGACCGTCTGGACGGGCTCGTCCTCTCCGGCGGAGAAGACGTGCACCCCTCGCGCTACGGCGCCGCGCCGCAGGAGGGCAAGAACTACGACCCCTCGCGCGACGGCTACGAACTCGCGCTCGCCCGCGGAGCCCGTGAACGCGGTCTGCCGGTGCTGGCGATCTGCCGCGGCCTCCAGGTCAGCAACGTCGCCTTCGGAGGATCGCTGATCGTCGACATCCCGACGACCGCTGACCACCAGCCCGTGCGCGGCGCCGACCAGCAGCTGGCGGCACGGCATCCGATCACGCTCGCCGAAGGCAGCCGTCTCGCGGCGCTCTACGGCACGCGGAACCGCGTCGTGAACACCATCCACCACCAGTCGATCGACGTCACCGCGCCCGGCCTCCATCCGGTCGCCTGGGCTCCGGACGGCATCGTCGAAGCCGTCGAGGCCGACGACGACTGGCCCTTCTGGGCGGTGCAGTGGCACCCCGAGAAGATGATCGCCCCCGATGAGGCCGCAGAGGAGATGCCGCTGTTCGCGGCGTTCGTCTCGGCCGCCCGTGAACGCGCAGCGGAACACCCCGCTGCAGAGAAAGGAACACGATGA
- a CDS encoding alkaline phosphatase family protein, with product MADDDVQSSPAPDTSRRGFFKIGGAALAGAVVGGAGGAAIGASVAAGARDGFADDPDPYAALTPRSEPGFDHVVVVMGENRSFDNLLGYLYSKENLPAGEKFEGLAFGTHSNKASDGTVVEAHVYEGETDRIMSHPDPDPGEEYPHVNTQIFGTVDPKSNAELFVDQMEAPYNAPTNGEKASMSGFLQDYIINFRRLRKGKEPSVDEAKHIMGSFSPAMLPVLSTLAAEFAVFDHWYAGVPSQTFCNRSFFHASTSHGFVTNQAGGGYDKWIDAPAAPTVFNRLEEKKLDWKIYIDKLQLVSFTGMLHAPVLEKYWRTDHFGTMEDFYADVKDGKLPAYAFIEPRMVYDHNDFHPPFGSPREGFVEGEEVFDSAISDVRAGDLLIHDIYEAVRMSASPTGSNAVNTLLLITFDEHGGCYDHVPPPAATKPTKDTGAGEMGFTFDRLGCRVPAIAVSAYTKRGTIVHDEMHHGSVTATLSRLHGLKPLNDRDASANTLFNVVNLDQPRHPADWPTTKPSYTPPNPEEAVPQPDVKEHLKPLTPPARGLLGLLLARYGKPGEKEPETFADAYKLLHEHGEELFGPAKGS from the coding sequence ATGGCCGACGATGACGTGCAGTCCTCCCCCGCACCCGATACCTCCCGCCGAGGCTTCTTCAAGATCGGCGGGGCGGCCCTCGCCGGCGCGGTCGTCGGTGGCGCGGGTGGCGCTGCCATCGGAGCATCCGTCGCGGCGGGCGCGCGCGACGGCTTCGCCGACGATCCGGACCCGTACGCCGCGCTGACCCCGCGCAGTGAGCCGGGGTTCGACCACGTCGTGGTCGTGATGGGCGAGAACCGTTCGTTCGACAATCTCCTCGGGTATCTCTACTCGAAGGAGAACCTGCCGGCGGGTGAGAAGTTCGAGGGCCTGGCATTCGGCACGCACAGCAACAAGGCGTCCGACGGCACCGTGGTCGAGGCGCACGTCTACGAGGGCGAGACCGATCGCATCATGAGTCACCCCGATCCCGATCCGGGTGAGGAGTATCCGCACGTCAACACCCAGATCTTCGGAACGGTGGATCCGAAGTCGAATGCCGAGCTCTTCGTCGACCAGATGGAGGCGCCCTACAACGCCCCGACGAACGGCGAGAAGGCCTCGATGTCGGGGTTCCTCCAGGACTACATCATCAACTTCCGTCGGCTGCGCAAGGGCAAGGAGCCGAGCGTCGACGAGGCGAAGCACATCATGGGCTCCTTCTCTCCCGCGATGCTGCCGGTGCTGTCGACGCTCGCCGCCGAGTTCGCGGTGTTCGACCACTGGTACGCCGGCGTCCCGTCGCAGACGTTCTGCAATCGCTCCTTCTTCCACGCCTCGACGTCGCACGGCTTCGTGACGAACCAGGCCGGCGGCGGCTACGACAAGTGGATCGATGCACCGGCCGCCCCGACGGTGTTCAACCGGCTCGAGGAGAAGAAGCTCGACTGGAAGATCTACATCGACAAGCTCCAGCTCGTCTCCTTCACCGGCATGCTGCATGCCCCGGTGCTGGAGAAGTACTGGCGCACGGACCACTTCGGCACGATGGAGGACTTCTACGCCGATGTGAAGGACGGCAAGCTCCCCGCGTATGCCTTCATCGAGCCGCGGATGGTCTACGACCACAACGACTTCCACCCGCCGTTCGGCTCACCCCGGGAGGGCTTCGTCGAGGGCGAGGAGGTGTTCGACAGCGCGATCTCCGACGTGCGCGCCGGTGATCTGCTGATCCACGACATCTACGAGGCGGTGCGCATGAGCGCCTCGCCGACGGGATCGAACGCGGTCAACACCCTGCTGCTGATCACTTTCGACGAACACGGCGGATGCTATGACCACGTGCCGCCGCCCGCGGCGACGAAGCCGACGAAAGACACCGGAGCGGGCGAGATGGGGTTCACCTTCGATCGACTCGGATGCCGCGTCCCGGCCATCGCGGTGTCGGCGTACACGAAGCGCGGCACCATCGTCCACGACGAGATGCACCACGGCTCGGTCACGGCGACGCTCTCGCGTCTGCACGGTCTGAAGCCGCTCAACGACCGCGACGCCTCGGCCAACACCCTGTTCAACGTCGTGAATCTGGATCAGCCCCGGCATCCGGCCGACTGGCCGACGACGAAGCCCTCGTACACGCCGCCGAATCCGGAGGAAGCGGTGCCGCAACCTGATGTGAAGGAGCACCTCAAGCCGCTGACGCCCCCGGCACGCGGGCTGCTCGGGCTGCTTCTGGCCCGGTACGGCAAACCCGGCGAGAAGGAGCCGGAGACCTTCGCCGACGCGTACAAGCTGCTCCACGAGCACGGCGAGGAGCTGTTCGGCCCGGCGAAGGGCAGCTGA
- a CDS encoding ABC transporter permease, with product MVRSVPLLGRILAIVLGVVVTLYMLVPLMVVAGASVGENRFLTFPGQGFTLDWYVEALTSDTYLEPFRLSLLVGITVAILAAAIGTAAALALTRFKVPGGAAIQALLMSPLTIPTIILAIGALSIASLTIGSPNVGVLIAIHIVIAIPYVMRTVTGVMTRADHFTEEAARTLGASTWNRYRLVVLPIARPGIAAGAFFAFNISFDDAVIALFLRTPQLETLPIAIYGQLEFSTSPTVAAVSTLMVLLTVVLMIVLERIIGLGRLFV from the coding sequence ATGGTCCGTTCCGTTCCCCTCCTCGGCAGAATCCTCGCGATCGTCCTCGGCGTCGTCGTGACGCTGTACATGCTCGTGCCGCTCATGGTCGTCGCCGGTGCCTCGGTCGGCGAGAACCGCTTCCTGACGTTCCCCGGGCAGGGCTTCACGCTCGACTGGTACGTCGAGGCGCTCACCTCCGACACCTACCTCGAGCCGTTCCGCCTGAGTCTGCTCGTCGGCATCACCGTCGCGATCCTCGCTGCCGCGATCGGCACCGCAGCCGCCCTCGCTCTCACCCGCTTCAAGGTTCCCGGCGGTGCGGCGATCCAGGCGCTGTTGATGTCGCCACTGACGATCCCCACGATCATCCTCGCCATCGGCGCCCTGTCCATCGCGTCGCTCACGATCGGGTCACCCAACGTGGGTGTGCTGATCGCGATCCACATCGTCATCGCGATCCCCTACGTGATGCGCACCGTGACCGGCGTGATGACCCGCGCCGACCACTTCACCGAGGAGGCGGCGCGCACTCTCGGTGCCAGCACCTGGAATCGCTACCGGCTCGTCGTGCTCCCGATCGCCCGCCCCGGCATCGCGGCCGGCGCCTTCTTCGCCTTCAACATCTCGTTCGACGATGCGGTCATCGCCCTCTTCCTGCGCACCCCGCAGCTCGAGACGCTCCCCATCGCCATCTACGGCCAGCTGGAGTTCAGCACGTCGCCCACCGTGGCGGCCGTCTCGACTCTCATGGTCCTGCTCACCGTCGTCCTCATGATCGTGCTCGAACGCATCATCGGCCTGGGAAGGTTGTTCGTCTGA
- a CDS encoding polyamine ABC transporter substrate-binding protein, with the protein MNTRRILTTGALVATGALVLAGCASGDDTASSGDKEFAGETIVVTSFGGDWEKAFIEAVVDPFEEETGAKVELITLYSADALAQVTAQKASPQIDVVHFSGGQEFTAAQDGLIAPIAADDLSESGDLIDLATAGLERGEGPVIQLAPIGLVYNTEADAPAPTSWLDLFDDAYAGHVALTDFSNTYGVLSMLRVADALGGGIDDPSKAIADLGALASAGDAIVVPTSPDLQTAFAQRDTWIAPYAMDYAGTLQDAGLPVEFIVPEEGATASLITANVVEGRDNPDLAKLFIDFELRPEAQAVFAENMRYSPVNTKAELSDDAADAVLTGDELDTVVVYAPGDIAADRQSWTDEWNALITK; encoded by the coding sequence ATGAATACCCGAAGAATCCTCACCACCGGGGCGCTCGTCGCCACCGGCGCCCTCGTCCTCGCCGGCTGTGCATCCGGTGACGACACCGCATCCTCCGGCGACAAGGAGTTCGCCGGCGAGACCATCGTCGTCACCTCGTTCGGCGGCGACTGGGAGAAGGCCTTCATCGAGGCCGTCGTCGATCCCTTCGAGGAGGAGACCGGTGCCAAGGTCGAGCTGATCACGCTGTACAGCGCCGACGCCCTCGCACAGGTCACCGCCCAGAAGGCGAGCCCCCAGATCGATGTCGTGCACTTCTCGGGCGGCCAGGAGTTCACGGCCGCTCAGGACGGGCTCATCGCCCCGATCGCGGCCGACGACCTGTCCGAGTCCGGTGACCTGATCGACCTCGCGACCGCAGGCCTCGAGCGGGGCGAAGGCCCCGTCATCCAGCTGGCGCCGATCGGACTCGTCTACAACACCGAGGCGGATGCTCCGGCGCCCACCTCGTGGCTCGACCTGTTCGACGACGCGTACGCCGGTCACGTCGCCCTCACGGACTTCTCGAACACGTACGGTGTGCTCTCGATGCTCCGCGTCGCCGATGCTCTCGGCGGCGGAATCGACGACCCCTCGAAGGCCATCGCCGACCTCGGGGCACTCGCCTCGGCCGGCGACGCGATCGTGGTCCCGACGTCGCCCGACCTGCAGACCGCGTTCGCCCAGCGCGACACGTGGATCGCTCCGTACGCGATGGACTACGCCGGCACCCTGCAGGACGCAGGTCTTCCGGTCGAGTTCATCGTCCCCGAGGAGGGCGCCACCGCCTCCCTCATCACGGCGAACGTCGTCGAGGGCCGGGACAACCCCGACCTCGCGAAGCTCTTCATCGACTTCGAGCTGCGCCCCGAAGCGCAGGCCGTCTTCGCGGAGAACATGCGGTACTCGCCGGTCAACACCAAGGCGGAGCTCTCGGACGACGCGGCGGATGCGGTCCTCACCGGTGACGAGCTCGACACGGTCGTGGTCTACGCGCCCGGCGACATCGCCGCCGACCGTCAGTCCTGGACCGACGAGTGGAATGCGCTGATCACCAAATGA
- a CDS encoding aldehyde dehydrogenase family protein encodes MIVFTATGDDWADRAATLPLHTRMFIDGAWEAGSAEPLTPVSPRDGRALPPITAASAGDVDRAVRSARAAFDSGVWSRIAPRERGQLLIAFAQKIHDNAEELALTISLEMGKPIREALQTELRAVVNCFRWYGEAADKVLDEMPVTAPNSLALVTREPAGVVAAVVPWNFPLTMTAWKLAPALAVGNSVVLKPAEHTTFSALRLAELAVEAGIPAGVLNVTPGTGQVAGRALGEHPDVDVVTFTGSPEVGRKFLGYSAASNGKRVWPELGGKTASLVLPDADLERAVRATADGCFYNQGQMCTASSRLLVPRAQRDRALEIAAEVARTSLPADPFDVGTSMGAIVSERQLAGIAGFVERAQAEGAELAAGGAERFRAVDGGSYFAPVVLGVTPQHEIAQREVFGPVLSVIAYDDVEDALAIANGTEFGLAAALWSTDLNAVHTLSRRLRAGVVWVNCFEEGDMTIPFGGVKGSGFGRDKSLHALEKFTDLKTTWIELS; translated from the coding sequence ATGATCGTGTTCACGGCTACTGGAGACGACTGGGCGGATCGCGCGGCGACGCTGCCCCTGCACACGCGCATGTTCATCGACGGCGCGTGGGAGGCGGGCTCGGCCGAGCCTCTGACTCCCGTGAGCCCGCGAGACGGTCGTGCGCTCCCGCCGATCACGGCCGCCTCTGCCGGTGACGTCGACCGCGCCGTCCGCTCGGCCCGCGCCGCTTTCGACTCCGGCGTCTGGTCGCGCATCGCGCCCCGTGAGCGCGGCCAGCTGCTCATCGCCTTCGCGCAGAAGATCCACGACAACGCCGAGGAGCTCGCCCTCACGATCTCGCTCGAGATGGGCAAGCCCATCCGCGAGGCCCTGCAGACCGAGCTGCGCGCGGTCGTCAACTGCTTCCGCTGGTACGGCGAGGCCGCCGACAAGGTGCTCGACGAGATGCCGGTCACCGCGCCGAACAGCCTCGCCCTCGTGACCCGCGAGCCGGCCGGAGTGGTCGCCGCCGTCGTGCCGTGGAACTTCCCGCTGACGATGACCGCGTGGAAGCTCGCCCCCGCCCTCGCGGTCGGCAACAGCGTCGTGCTCAAGCCCGCCGAGCACACCACCTTCTCCGCGCTGCGTCTCGCCGAGCTCGCGGTCGAGGCCGGGATCCCCGCCGGCGTCCTCAACGTCACGCCCGGCACCGGCCAGGTCGCCGGCCGCGCACTCGGCGAACACCCCGACGTCGACGTGGTCACCTTCACCGGCTCGCCCGAGGTCGGCCGGAAGTTCCTCGGCTACTCGGCCGCGTCCAACGGCAAACGCGTCTGGCCCGAGCTCGGCGGCAAGACCGCGAGCCTGGTGCTGCCGGATGCCGACCTGGAACGGGCCGTGCGCGCCACCGCCGACGGCTGCTTCTACAACCAGGGGCAGATGTGCACGGCATCCTCCCGCCTGCTGGTGCCGCGGGCTCAGCGCGACCGCGCGCTGGAGATCGCGGCCGAGGTCGCGCGCACGAGTCTCCCCGCCGACCCTTTCGACGTCGGCACCTCGATGGGCGCGATCGTCAGCGAGCGGCAGCTCGCGGGCATCGCCGGATTCGTCGAGCGCGCCCAGGCCGAGGGCGCTGAGCTCGCCGCCGGCGGTGCCGAGCGCTTCCGAGCCGTCGACGGCGGCAGTTACTTCGCCCCGGTCGTGCTCGGAGTGACCCCTCAGCACGAAATCGCCCAGCGCGAGGTCTTCGGACCCGTGCTGTCGGTCATCGCATACGACGACGTGGAAGACGCGCTCGCGATCGCGAACGGCACCGAGTTCGGTCTGGCCGCCGCCCTCTGGAGCACCGACCTCAACGCCGTGCACACCCTGTCGCGGCGCCTGCGCGCCGGAGTCGTCTGGGTCAACTGCTTCGAGGAGGGCGACATGACGATCCCCTTCGGCGGCGTCAAGGGATCGGGTTTCGGCCGCGACAAGAGCCTGCACGCCCTGGAGAAGTTCACCGACCTGAAGACCACCTGGATCGAGCTCTCGTGA
- a CDS encoding ABC transporter ATP-binding protein, translated as MTTLTITSLTKDFKGTKVLKGIDLSMQSGEFVSLLGPSGCGKTTLLRCIAGLESPSGGTIEIAGQDVTKLPPEKRHLGMMFQSYALFPHMSVVENVRFGLRMSGEKSKAEQKELAVRALERVQMGHLADRMPAQLSGGQQQRVALARAIAFEPRVLLLDEPLSNLDARLREDMQVELKELHRTLGLTTVFVTHDQEEAMSLSDRIVLMNGGVIEQEGAPAELYGAPRTPFAADFIGAANLLPATRSGAVATLDGTGIQMPLTGAGPDGGGEVVLRQEDLHLSPAVGADAPVSVDVIAHVYRGADIVYIVELAGKRMRVVRPRHEDPIPEGTAGLGWRDGALLWIAAA; from the coding sequence ATGACAACACTCACCATCACCTCACTCACCAAGGACTTCAAGGGGACGAAGGTGCTCAAGGGCATCGACCTCTCGATGCAGTCCGGAGAGTTCGTCTCCCTCCTCGGCCCCTCGGGCTGCGGAAAGACGACACTCCTGCGCTGCATCGCCGGCCTCGAATCCCCGAGCGGCGGCACGATCGAGATCGCGGGTCAGGATGTGACCAAGCTCCCGCCCGAGAAGCGGCACCTCGGCATGATGTTCCAGAGCTACGCGCTCTTCCCGCACATGAGCGTGGTCGAGAACGTGCGCTTCGGTCTGCGGATGTCGGGCGAGAAGTCGAAGGCCGAGCAGAAGGAGCTCGCTGTGCGGGCTCTGGAGCGCGTGCAGATGGGACACCTCGCCGATCGGATGCCGGCGCAGCTCTCGGGCGGTCAGCAGCAGCGTGTCGCACTCGCCCGGGCCATCGCCTTCGAGCCCCGCGTGCTCCTGCTCGACGAGCCGCTGTCGAACCTCGACGCCCGGCTGCGTGAGGACATGCAGGTCGAGCTGAAGGAACTGCACCGCACGCTCGGGCTCACCACCGTGTTCGTCACGCACGACCAGGAAGAGGCGATGAGCCTCTCCGACCGGATCGTCCTCATGAACGGCGGTGTGATCGAGCAGGAGGGTGCACCGGCCGAGCTCTACGGCGCACCGCGCACCCCGTTCGCCGCCGACTTCATCGGGGCGGCGAACCTCCTTCCGGCGACCCGCTCGGGCGCCGTCGCGACGCTCGACGGAACAGGGATCCAGATGCCGTTGACCGGTGCGGGCCCGGACGGCGGCGGAGAGGTGGTGCTCCGTCAGGAGGACCTGCACCTGTCCCCCGCCGTCGGCGCGGACGCCCCGGTGAGCGTCGACGTCATCGCCCACGTCTACCGCGGGGCCGACATCGTCTACATCGTCGAGCTCGCCGGCAAGCGGATGAGGGTCGTGCGTCCCCGGCACGAGGATCCGATCCCCGAAGGCACCGCCGGTCTCGGCTGGCGCGACGGCGCCCTGCTCTGGATCGCCGCCGCCTGA
- a CDS encoding DUF3830 family protein: MTKQVFLEYENGVRAVATLFEDLAPRTCEAMWGALEKPVTMQAMHAMYAGPEVMVGLPEEAQNFDPEKVPFENQQVVPAPGDLQWYWQRPMQMGGLPFEWYEIGVFYDRGARTLGPLGWTPVNIWGGITEGLAEFAKESAAIRIDGAKQLTIGRLV, from the coding sequence ATGACCAAGCAGGTCTTCCTCGAGTACGAGAACGGCGTCCGCGCCGTCGCCACCCTGTTCGAGGACCTCGCCCCTCGCACCTGCGAAGCCATGTGGGGTGCGCTGGAGAAGCCGGTCACCATGCAGGCCATGCACGCGATGTACGCCGGACCCGAGGTCATGGTCGGCCTTCCCGAAGAGGCCCAGAACTTCGACCCCGAGAAGGTTCCGTTCGAGAACCAGCAGGTCGTGCCCGCACCGGGTGACCTGCAGTGGTACTGGCAGCGTCCGATGCAGATGGGCGGCCTGCCGTTCGAGTGGTACGAGATCGGAGTCTTCTACGATCGTGGTGCCCGTACTCTCGGCCCGCTCGGATGGACACCCGTCAACATCTGGGGCGGCATCACCGAAGGACTCGCGGAATTCGCCAAGGAGAGCGCCGCGATCCGCATCGACGGAGCGAAGCAGCTCACCATCGGACGCCTGGTCTAA
- a CDS encoding ABC transporter permease encodes MSVRTRREPWLLLLPAIALLALAFVTPVAGMLLMSVQSSAGGFTLDNFTRLFTSEYHLQAALRSLRLGVIQTVITLVIAIPLSYVMARAGSKVRSFLLIVVILPLMTSVVVRTFGWVVLMGPSGLMMQIPGAEFLVGGTQGFLGTETGVVIAMVQVLLPFAVLSILGVISGITPQLEEASRTLGAGFWRTLRHVVLPLAVPGIVAGASLVFVLSVSSFITPRFIGGAQIPVFAQTIYVDATTNLDWSFAAAQAVLLFAGVMLVLAATSRLGKQKV; translated from the coding sequence ATGAGCGTCCGAACCCGTAGGGAGCCCTGGCTCCTGCTCCTGCCGGCGATCGCACTGCTCGCGCTCGCCTTCGTCACGCCGGTGGCCGGCATGCTCCTCATGAGCGTGCAATCGTCGGCAGGCGGGTTCACCCTCGACAACTTCACCCGGTTGTTCACGAGTGAATATCACCTCCAGGCGGCGCTCCGTTCGCTCCGCCTGGGGGTGATCCAGACGGTGATCACGCTCGTGATCGCCATCCCCCTCTCCTACGTGATGGCCCGAGCCGGCTCGAAGGTGCGCTCCTTCCTCCTGATCGTCGTGATCCTCCCTCTCATGACGAGCGTCGTGGTCCGCACGTTCGGCTGGGTCGTCCTGATGGGACCCTCCGGACTCATGATGCAGATCCCCGGCGCAGAGTTCCTCGTCGGCGGCACCCAGGGCTTCCTCGGCACCGAGACCGGCGTGGTGATCGCGATGGTGCAGGTGCTCCTCCCCTTCGCGGTGCTCAGCATCCTCGGCGTCATCTCCGGCATCACCCCGCAGCTCGAAGAGGCATCCCGCACACTCGGCGCCGGATTCTGGCGCACGCTGCGACACGTCGTCCTCCCCCTCGCGGTACCCGGCATCGTCGCCGGCGCCTCGCTCGTGTTCGTCCTGTCGGTGAGCTCGTTCATCACCCCCCGCTTCATCGGCGGAGCCCAGATCCCGGTGTTCGCGCAGACCATCTATGTCGACGCGACCACCAACCTCGACTGGTCGTTCGCGGCCGCGCAGGCCGTGCTGCTGTTCGCCGGGGTCATGCTCGTGCTCGCAGCGACGTCCCGGCTCGGGAAGCAGAAGGTGTGA
- a CDS encoding collagen binding domain-containing protein, whose product MRASRRATIAGTIVLIAVLVGALPASAATVASWATWQPLVGVGGAFTTSVQVAAKPAITATVTSDSRGGQVGVISGASTWLSEGTAIGAKYGSSRDQPYLNLRPRADNATSPSTTTYSFATPTPTSGWAFAVGDIDADSVRIQAVAPDGHVLDATEIGLRDRFNYCAEGIVGKPSCTGAADDVPSWDATTLTLTGNAAAADTSGSAAWFEPSTPISSLSLIFTRRSGLPVYQTWFASIAQDITGTVTDTGAPTPGVTLTLTDANGTVVGTTTTAADGTYSFPGFVAADGYTVRVTPPAGKISTGPTTVAVNLSGGDAVADFGLRDIVPVAVSGTVTDTTGAPIPGATVTIDGQTTTTDADGNYLFDQVSVGTHPVTITTPTGYTVATQPPPVTVPAGSEVPITDVDFVVAENADLRGAVRANGTGVAGVTVTAIAPGGATLTRVTDASGAYSFPRLAAGDYTITMTTPAGFTATSPVTRNEQVAAVDVANVDFELARLGAIDGTVRDDDGAPVAGVVVTLTGPGAPQQLTSDADGTFGLGALPPGTYTLTVVPPTGTSVVGSATRTVVITAAGDVIAEQDFTLAADAVVVPPDPTDPPDPSTPPTSGGNGTDPLPATGLGPETLAWAAGGAAVLVLGATLLILGRRRSARK is encoded by the coding sequence ATGCGTGCCTCTCGCAGAGCGACCATCGCCGGAACCATCGTCCTCATCGCGGTGCTCGTCGGCGCCCTCCCGGCTTCGGCCGCGACCGTCGCCTCCTGGGCGACCTGGCAGCCCCTCGTCGGCGTCGGCGGGGCATTCACGACATCGGTGCAGGTGGCGGCGAAGCCCGCCATCACCGCGACCGTGACCAGCGATTCGCGCGGCGGACAGGTCGGCGTGATCAGCGGTGCCTCGACCTGGCTCTCGGAGGGCACCGCGATCGGGGCGAAGTACGGCTCGAGCAGGGACCAGCCGTACCTGAACCTGCGCCCCCGGGCCGACAACGCCACGAGCCCCTCGACCACGACGTACTCCTTCGCGACGCCGACCCCGACCTCGGGATGGGCCTTCGCAGTGGGGGACATCGACGCGGACTCGGTGCGCATCCAGGCCGTCGCCCCCGATGGACACGTGCTCGACGCGACCGAGATCGGGCTGCGGGACCGGTTCAACTACTGCGCGGAAGGAATCGTCGGCAAGCCGTCGTGCACCGGTGCGGCCGATGATGTGCCGAGTTGGGATGCGACGACTCTCACCCTCACCGGCAACGCGGCGGCCGCGGACACCAGCGGCTCGGCGGCTTGGTTCGAGCCGAGCACCCCGATCAGCTCTCTCAGCCTGATCTTCACCCGTCGCTCGGGCCTTCCCGTGTACCAGACCTGGTTCGCGTCGATCGCGCAGGACATCACGGGCACTGTCACCGACACGGGGGCGCCGACGCCCGGCGTCACTCTCACACTGACGGACGCGAACGGCACAGTCGTGGGGACCACGACGACCGCGGCAGACGGCACGTACTCGTTCCCCGGGTTCGTCGCCGCTGACGGTTACACCGTGCGCGTGACCCCGCCTGCGGGCAAGATCTCGACCGGGCCGACCACGGTCGCCGTGAACCTCAGCGGCGGGGACGCCGTCGCCGACTTCGGGCTGCGCGACATCGTGCCCGTCGCGGTCTCCGGAACCGTGACCGATACCACCGGCGCCCCCATCCCCGGTGCGACCGTGACGATCGACGGACAGACCACCACGACGGACGCCGACGGGAACTACCTGTTCGACCAGGTCTCGGTCGGGACGCATCCCGTGACGATCACGACCCCGACCGGCTACACCGTGGCCACTCAGCCGCCGCCGGTCACCGTTCCAGCGGGCAGCGAGGTGCCGATCACGGACGTGGACTTCGTGGTCGCCGAGAACGCCGACCTGCGCGGCGCGGTGCGTGCCAACGGCACGGGTGTGGCCGGCGTGACCGTGACCGCGATCGCTCCTGGAGGGGCGACCCTCACGCGCGTGACGGACGCGTCAGGGGCGTACTCGTTCCCCCGACTCGCTGCCGGTGACTACACGATCACGATGACGACGCCCGCAGGATTCACCGCGACGTCTCCCGTCACGCGGAACGAGCAGGTGGCCGCGGTCGACGTGGCGAACGTGGACTTCGAGCTGGCGCGCCTCGGCGCGATCGACGGCACCGTGCGCGACGACGACGGCGCCCCCGTCGCGGGCGTGGTGGTGACACTCACCGGACCGGGCGCGCCGCAGCAGCTCACGTCCGACGCGGACGGCACGTTCGGGCTCGGCGCCCTGCCGCCCGGCACCTACACCCTCACGGTGGTTCCCCCGACGGGCACGAGCGTCGTCGGCTCGGCGACGCGCACGGTCGTGATCACCGCCGCCGGAGACGTGATCGCCGAGCAGGACTTCACGCTCGCCGCCGATGCCGTCGTCGTGCCACCGGACCCGACCGACCCGCCGGATCCGAGCACTCCGCCGACCAGTGGGGGCAACGGGACCGACCCGCTTCCCGCGACGGGACTCGGTCCCGAGACGCTCGCCTGGGCCGCAGGCGGTGCTGCCGTTCTCGTGCTCGGCGCGACGCTCCTGATCCTCGGCCGCCGGCGCTCCGCCCGGAAGTAG